From Streptomyces sp. NBC_01460, a single genomic window includes:
- the eno gene encoding phosphopyruvate hydratase: MPSIDVVVAREILDSRGNPTVEVEVGLDDGSTGRAAVPSGASTGAFEAIELRDGDPNRYQGKGVEKAVLAVIEQIGPELVGYDATEQRLIDQAMFDLDATENKGSLGANAILGVSLAVAHAASEASDLPLFRYLGGPNAHLLPVPMMNILNGGSHADSNVDIQEFMIAPIGAESFSEALRWGAEIYHTLKKVLKTKGLSTGLGDEGGFAPNLESNRAALDLILEAVKEAGYVPGRDIALALDVAASEFYKDGVYEFEGKSRSAAEMTEYYEELVSAYPLVSIEDPLYEDDWAGWKVITDKLGSKVQIVGDDLFVTNPERLARGIEEGSANALLVKVNQIGSLTETLDAVELAQRNGFKCMMSHRSGETEDVTIADLAVAVNCGQIKTGAPARSDRVAKYNQLLRIEEILDDAAVYAGRSAFPRFRFDG, from the coding sequence GTGCCGTCCATCGACGTCGTCGTAGCCAGGGAAATCCTCGACTCCCGGGGTAACCCCACGGTCGAGGTCGAGGTTGGCCTCGACGACGGCAGCACGGGACGTGCTGCTGTTCCGTCCGGCGCCTCCACCGGCGCGTTCGAGGCCATTGAGCTTCGCGACGGTGACCCGAACCGTTACCAGGGCAAGGGCGTCGAGAAGGCCGTCCTCGCCGTGATCGAGCAGATCGGCCCGGAGCTCGTCGGCTACGACGCCACCGAGCAGCGCCTCATCGACCAGGCGATGTTCGACCTGGACGCCACCGAGAACAAGGGCTCCCTCGGCGCCAACGCCATCCTCGGTGTCTCGCTGGCCGTGGCGCACGCCGCGTCCGAGGCCTCCGACCTCCCGCTCTTCCGCTACCTCGGCGGCCCGAACGCGCACCTGCTGCCCGTTCCGATGATGAACATCCTGAACGGCGGCTCGCACGCCGACTCCAACGTGGACATCCAGGAGTTCATGATCGCGCCGATCGGCGCCGAGTCCTTCTCCGAGGCCCTTCGCTGGGGTGCGGAGATCTACCACACGCTGAAGAAGGTCCTGAAGACCAAGGGCCTGTCGACCGGTCTCGGTGACGAGGGCGGCTTCGCCCCCAACCTCGAGTCCAACCGCGCCGCCCTCGACCTCATCCTCGAGGCGGTCAAGGAGGCCGGTTACGTCCCCGGCCGCGACATCGCGCTCGCGCTCGACGTCGCCGCGTCCGAGTTCTACAAGGACGGCGTCTACGAGTTCGAGGGCAAGTCCCGCTCGGCCGCCGAGATGACCGAGTACTACGAGGAGCTCGTCTCCGCGTACCCGCTGGTCTCCATCGAGGACCCGCTGTACGAGGACGACTGGGCCGGCTGGAAGGTCATCACCGACAAGCTCGGCTCCAAGGTGCAGATCGTCGGTGACGACCTGTTCGTCACCAACCCCGAGCGCCTCGCCCGCGGTATCGAGGAGGGCTCGGCCAACGCCCTGCTCGTCAAGGTCAACCAGATCGGTTCGCTGACCGAGACCCTGGACGCCGTGGAGCTGGCCCAGCGCAACGGCTTCAAGTGCATGATGTCGCACCGTTCCGGTGAGACCGAGGACGTCACCATCGCCGACCTCGCCGTCGCCGTGAACTGCGGCCAGATCAAGACCGGCGCCCCGGCCCGCTCGGACCGTGTCGCCAAGTACAACCAGCTGCTGCGCATCGAGGAGATCCTCGACGACGCCGCGGTGTACGCCGGACGTTCGGCGTTCCCGCGCTTCCGCTTCGACGGCTGA
- a CDS encoding transglycosylase family protein, with product MLLSSKGKHRRPSKAVRIATLAGVTGAAVAVPLMGATGASAASVDTWDAVAQCESGGNWSINTGNGYYGGLQFSQSSWAAAGGTQYAARADLATKGQQIAAAEKLLALQGPGAWGCAGAGGLTNDGVDPGVDTGSGQSADKAETKAQPERKAEQPTTRSEKRTAPGKTVTTPTGKKVEKGDGEYKVKAGDTLSKIADAKKVKGGWEKLFKLNDDIVDQADMIFPGQQLHLK from the coding sequence ATGCTGCTTTCCAGCAAGGGCAAGCACCGTCGCCCGTCCAAGGCCGTCCGTATCGCGACCCTGGCCGGTGTCACCGGTGCGGCCGTCGCCGTGCCGCTCATGGGCGCGACCGGTGCCTCCGCCGCCTCCGTCGACACCTGGGACGCCGTCGCCCAGTGCGAGTCCGGTGGCAACTGGTCCATCAACACCGGCAACGGTTACTACGGCGGTCTGCAGTTCTCGCAGTCCAGCTGGGCGGCCGCCGGTGGCACGCAGTACGCCGCCCGCGCCGACCTGGCCACCAAGGGCCAGCAGATAGCCGCGGCCGAGAAGCTCCTCGCCCTCCAGGGCCCGGGCGCCTGGGGCTGCGCCGGTGCCGGCGGCCTGACGAACGACGGTGTGGACCCGGGTGTCGACACCGGTTCCGGCCAGAGCGCCGACAAGGCCGAGACGAAGGCCCAGCCCGAGCGCAAGGCCGAGCAGCCCACCACGCGCAGCGAGAAGCGCACGGCCCCCGGGAAGACCGTCACCACCCCGACCGGCAAGAAGGTCGAGAAGGGTGACGGCGAGTACAAGGTGAAGGCCGGCGACACCCTCAGCAAGATCGCCGACGCGAAGAAGGTCAAGGGCGGCTGGGAGAAGCTGTTCAAGCTGAACGACGACATCGTCGACCAGGCCGACATGATCTTCCCGGGTCAGCAGCTCCACCTGAAGTAG
- a CDS encoding SurA N-terminal domain-containing protein — MHRRRRTALALSAATLVAAPLLTACGSEAHPGAAAVVGGDRIDVATVQSRAADVRDAQQAPGQSAELVKKSGQLTRAKLHGLIFGRVLDRAAEDAGVSVSRKEIQQIRAAAAAQSGGDKGLRTVMLEQRWVAPGQIEEDLRQEVQLPKLAQALGADLQSPAGQQAVQEALTKASKSLHIDVNPRYGSWDDQKVQLSTYAAPWINQVTRAQGQEPEPGA, encoded by the coding sequence TTGCACCGCCGTCGTCGCACCGCGCTCGCCCTGTCCGCCGCCACGCTCGTCGCGGCGCCGCTCCTGACCGCCTGCGGCAGCGAGGCCCATCCCGGTGCCGCGGCCGTGGTCGGCGGCGACCGGATCGACGTGGCCACGGTCCAGTCGCGGGCGGCCGACGTGCGCGACGCGCAGCAGGCGCCGGGGCAGTCCGCGGAGCTGGTGAAGAAGTCCGGGCAGCTGACGCGCGCCAAGCTGCACGGCCTGATCTTCGGGCGGGTCCTGGACCGGGCGGCGGAGGACGCGGGCGTGAGCGTCAGCCGCAAGGAGATCCAGCAGATCCGGGCGGCGGCCGCCGCGCAGTCCGGCGGTGACAAGGGCCTGCGGACGGTCATGCTGGAGCAGCGCTGGGTCGCCCCCGGCCAGATCGAGGAGGACCTGCGCCAGGAGGTCCAGCTCCCGAAGCTCGCGCAGGCCCTCGGCGCCGACCTGCAGTCCCCGGCCGGCCAGCAGGCCGTCCAGGAGGCCCTCACCAAGGCGTCGAAGTCGCTGCACATCGACGTCAACCCGCGCTACGGCAGCTGGGACGACCAGAAGGTCCAGCTCAGCACCTACGCGGCGCCGTGGATCAACCAGGTCACCCGCGCGCAGGGCCAGGAGCCCGAGCCCGGCGCCTGA
- a CDS encoding FtsB family cell division protein, whose protein sequence is MAGKDRDRFSTATRLRLLGEQTAARVYRSQNRRQARRSRLTGRAAFLALIVCSLVVALAYPMRQYVSQRDQIADQERLSREAHQRTEELRDEKARLKDDAYIRRLARQHLHYVMPGETAYTVVDPDAAEVRRGEPGATGRPWHSNLWDGVDSADRE, encoded by the coding sequence ATGGCCGGGAAGGACCGCGACCGGTTCTCCACCGCGACCAGGCTGCGGCTGCTCGGGGAGCAGACGGCGGCCCGCGTCTACCGGTCCCAGAACCGCCGCCAGGCCCGCCGCTCGCGGCTCACGGGCCGGGCCGCGTTCCTCGCGCTGATCGTCTGCTCGCTGGTGGTCGCGCTCGCCTACCCCATGCGGCAGTACGTCTCCCAGCGTGACCAGATCGCCGACCAGGAGAGGCTCTCCCGCGAGGCCCACCAGCGGACCGAGGAGCTGCGCGACGAGAAGGCGCGGCTCAAGGACGACGCGTACATCCGCCGTCTCGCGCGCCAGCACCTCCACTACGTGATGCCCGGCGAGACCGCCTACACGGTGGTCGACCCGGACGCGGCGGAGGTGCGCCGGGGCGAGCCGGGGGCGACGGGGCGGCCCTGGCACTCGAACCTCTGGGACGGCGTCGACAGCGCGGACCGCGAATGA
- a CDS encoding DUF501 domain-containing protein has product MDTPPPQTESTTPTDADIAAFGLQLGRPPRGLRAIAHRCPCGNPDVVETQPRLEDGTPFPTTYYLTCPRAASAIGTLEANGVMREMTERLTTDPELAAAYRAAHEDYLARRDAIEVLEGFPSAGGMPDRVKCLHVLVGHSLAAGPGVNPLGDEAIAMLPEWWAKGPCVTPCGPDAGSDAS; this is encoded by the coding sequence ATGGACACGCCCCCTCCGCAGACCGAATCCACCACGCCCACCGACGCGGACATCGCCGCGTTCGGGCTCCAGCTCGGCCGGCCGCCGCGCGGGCTGCGCGCCATCGCGCACCGCTGCCCGTGCGGCAACCCGGACGTGGTCGAGACGCAGCCCCGTCTGGAGGACGGCACGCCGTTCCCGACGACGTACTACCTGACGTGCCCGCGTGCCGCGTCCGCGATCGGCACGCTGGAGGCCAACGGGGTCATGAGGGAGATGACCGAGCGGCTCACGACGGACCCGGAGCTGGCCGCCGCCTACCGTGCCGCGCACGAGGACTACCTCGCCCGGCGCGACGCCATCGAGGTCCTGGAGGGCTTCCCGAGCGCGGGCGGCATGCCGGACCGGGTGAAGTGCCTGCACGTCCTGGTGGGCCACTCGCTGGCCGCGGGGCCGGGGGTGAACCCGCTGGGCGACGAGGCGATCGCGATGCTGCCGGAGTGGTGGGCCAAGGGTCCGTGCGTCACACCGTGCGGCCCCGACGCCGGATCCGACGCGTCCTGA
- a CDS encoding NAD(P)/FAD-dependent oxidoreductase, translated as MSTTERPRILVVGGGYVGLYAARRILKKMRYGEATVTVVDPRSYMTYQPFLPEAAAGSISPRHVVVPLRRVLPKAEVLTGRVTTIDQDRKVATVAPLVGEAYELPFDYLVIAMGAVSRTFPIPGLAEQGIGMKGIEESIGLRNHVLEQLDKADSTTDEDVRRKALTFVFVGGGFAGAETIGEVEDMARDAAKYYSSVKREDMRFILVDAADKILPEVGPKLGAYGKEHLESRGVEVYLSTSMDSCVDGHVVLKNGLEVDSSTIVWTAGVKPNPALARFGLPLGPRGHVDTSEKLQVQGTDYIWAAGDNAQVPDMVGRRAGNPNAWCPPNAQHALRQAKVLGDNVISGMRGFPQKEYSHANKGAVAGLGLHKGVAMIVMGKVKIKVKGRLAWYMHRGYHGMAMPTWNRKIRIFADWTLAMFLKREVVSLGAMETPREEFYEAAKPSPAPVAAKADDDKSKTGEKAKAS; from the coding sequence ATGAGCACCACGGAGCGTCCCAGGATCCTCGTTGTAGGCGGTGGGTACGTAGGCCTGTACGCAGCTCGTCGCATTCTGAAGAAGATGCGGTATGGAGAGGCGACCGTCACGGTCGTCGACCCGCGCTCGTACATGACGTACCAGCCCTTCCTCCCCGAAGCTGCTGCCGGCAGCATCTCGCCTCGGCATGTCGTCGTCCCGCTGCGACGCGTGCTGCCCAAGGCAGAGGTTCTCACCGGCCGTGTCACGACCATCGATCAGGACCGCAAGGTCGCCACGGTCGCGCCGCTCGTCGGCGAGGCCTACGAGCTGCCCTTCGACTACCTGGTCATCGCGATGGGCGCGGTCTCCCGCACCTTCCCGATCCCCGGCCTCGCCGAGCAGGGCATCGGCATGAAGGGCATCGAGGAGTCCATCGGTCTGCGCAACCACGTCCTCGAGCAGCTGGACAAGGCCGACTCGACGACCGACGAGGACGTCCGCCGCAAGGCGCTGACGTTCGTCTTCGTGGGCGGCGGGTTCGCCGGCGCGGAGACCATCGGCGAGGTCGAGGACATGGCTCGCGACGCGGCGAAGTACTACTCGAGCGTGAAGCGCGAGGACATGCGCTTCATCCTGGTCGACGCCGCCGACAAGATCCTTCCCGAGGTCGGCCCGAAGCTGGGCGCGTACGGCAAGGAGCACCTGGAGAGCCGCGGTGTCGAGGTCTACCTCTCGACGTCCATGGACTCCTGCGTCGACGGCCACGTGGTGCTGAAGAACGGCCTCGAGGTCGACTCCAGCACGATCGTGTGGACCGCCGGTGTGAAGCCGAACCCGGCGCTGGCCCGCTTCGGCCTGCCGCTCGGCCCCCGCGGCCACGTGGACACCTCCGAGAAGCTCCAGGTGCAGGGCACCGACTACATCTGGGCCGCGGGTGACAACGCCCAGGTCCCGGACATGGTCGGCCGCCGTGCGGGCAACCCGAACGCCTGGTGCCCGCCGAACGCCCAGCACGCGCTGCGTCAGGCGAAGGTCCTCGGTGACAACGTCATCTCCGGCATGCGGGGCTTCCCGCAGAAGGAGTACAGCCACGCCAACAAGGGTGCGGTCGCCGGACTGGGCCTGCACAAGGGCGTCGCGATGATCGTCATGGGCAAGGTGAAGATCAAGGTCAAGGGCCGTCTCGCCTGGTACATGCACCGCGGCTACCACGGCATGGCCATGCCGACCTGGAACCGCAAGATCCGGATCTTCGCCGACTGGACGCTGGCGATGTTCCTCAAGCGCGAGGTCGTCTCGCTCGGCGCCATGGAGACTCCGCGCGAGGAGTTCTACGAGGCCGCGAAGCCGAGCCCGGCCCCGGTCGCGGCCAAGGCCGACGACGACAAGAGCAAGACCGGCGAGAAGGCCAAGGCCTCCTAG
- a CDS encoding cytochrome P450 family protein has protein sequence MNHTPSPELFTWEFATDPYPAYASLREHSPVHRTTLPSGVEAWLVTRYADARQALADSRLSKNPAHHAEDAHGKSRTGIPGERSANLMTHLLNIDPPDHTRLRRLVSKAFTPRRVAEFAPRVQELTDHLIDGFADRGTADLIHDFAFPLPIYAICDLLGVPSEDQDDFRDWAGMMIRHGGGPRGGVARSVKRIRSYLADLIHRKRENPGDDLISDLIRASDHGEHLSENEVAAMCFVILFAGFETTINLIGNGAHALFRNPAQRSVFQNAVDLNDHALLDTAVEELLRFDGPVEIATWRYATEALVIGEQHIREGDPVLVVLAAADRDPARFEEPDTLDLSRRDNQHLGYGHGIHYCLGAPLARLEGRTALATLFHRLPDLQPATSPDELRWRGGLIMRGLRTLPVEFTPGRRTGGAPPGAPGATPR, from the coding sequence GTGAACCACACCCCGTCGCCGGAACTCTTCACCTGGGAGTTCGCCACCGACCCGTATCCCGCGTACGCCTCGCTCCGCGAGCACAGCCCCGTGCACCGCACCACGCTGCCCAGCGGTGTCGAGGCCTGGTTGGTGACCCGCTACGCGGATGCCCGGCAGGCCCTCGCCGACAGCCGCCTTTCCAAGAACCCGGCGCACCACGCGGAAGACGCACACGGGAAGAGCAGAACCGGCATCCCCGGGGAGCGCAGCGCCAACCTCATGACGCACCTGCTGAACATCGACCCGCCCGATCACACGCGACTGCGTCGCCTCGTGTCCAAGGCGTTCACCCCGCGCCGGGTCGCCGAGTTCGCACCGCGTGTACAGGAGCTGACAGACCACCTCATCGATGGCTTCGCGGACCGGGGAACGGCCGACCTCATCCACGATTTCGCGTTCCCGCTGCCCATCTACGCGATCTGCGACCTGCTCGGAGTCCCGAGCGAGGACCAGGACGACTTCAGGGACTGGGCAGGCATGATGATCCGGCACGGTGGCGGCCCTCGCGGTGGCGTGGCCCGGTCGGTGAAGAGGATCCGCAGCTATCTCGCCGACCTGATCCACCGCAAGAGAGAGAACCCCGGCGACGATCTGATCTCCGACCTGATCCGGGCGAGCGACCACGGCGAGCACCTCAGCGAGAACGAGGTCGCTGCCATGTGCTTCGTCATCCTCTTCGCGGGTTTCGAGACCACCATCAACCTGATCGGAAACGGCGCCCACGCGCTCTTCCGCAACCCGGCACAGCGCTCCGTCTTCCAGAACGCTGTCGACCTGAACGACCACGCCCTCCTGGATACCGCCGTCGAGGAGCTGCTGCGTTTCGACGGCCCCGTGGAGATCGCCACCTGGCGCTACGCCACCGAGGCACTGGTGATCGGGGAGCAGCACATTCGCGAGGGCGATCCGGTCCTGGTCGTACTCGCTGCGGCCGACCGTGATCCGGCCCGCTTCGAGGAGCCCGACACCCTCGACCTCTCCCGCCGCGACAACCAGCACCTCGGATACGGGCACGGCATCCACTACTGCCTCGGAGCTCCGCTCGCCCGGCTGGAGGGCCGCACCGCGCTGGCGACCCTGTTCCATCGCCTGCCGGATCTTCAGCCGGCCACGAGCCCCGACGAACTGCGATGGCGGGGTGGCCTCATCATGCGCGGCCTGCGCACGCTGCCGGTGGAGTTCACTCCTGGGCGACGGACCGGAGGCGCGCCTCCTGGAGCCCCCGGCGCGACTCCCCGGTGA
- a CDS encoding transglycosylase family protein yields the protein MGSATGRHRRPRQAPAIVVAAGVTGSAIAIPLLGAGGAQAADATTWDRVAECESGGMWSADLGNGYYGGLQFSQDTWSAYGGTSYAPRADLASRSQQIAVAEKVLDDKGPQAWPSCAVISGLALDGTLPGVDPGGEPSAEPSDTATPSETPSSEAKDPADTADEKDTSDSDAKGKASGNTSDDTSGRSDEAVESSDTATPSGTPSAEAPGSSGASKGDGTTSGKHRGTPAPEAGTETGADDGRESGRHASRGDSDARQGAEGTYTVREGDNLWAIADAQELTGGWTALYEANKDELGSDPDLILPGQNLDLGLGADAQDAPAETAAAN from the coding sequence ATGGGCTCCGCGACCGGCAGACACCGTCGCCCTCGTCAGGCACCCGCCATCGTCGTCGCCGCAGGCGTCACAGGATCGGCCATCGCCATTCCGCTGCTCGGTGCGGGCGGCGCGCAGGCGGCCGACGCGACGACCTGGGACCGGGTCGCCGAATGCGAGAGCGGCGGCATGTGGAGTGCCGACCTCGGCAACGGCTACTACGGCGGTCTGCAGTTCTCGCAGGACACCTGGTCGGCCTACGGCGGCACGTCGTACGCGCCCCGCGCCGACCTGGCGAGCCGCTCGCAGCAGATAGCGGTGGCGGAGAAGGTGCTGGACGACAAGGGCCCGCAGGCGTGGCCCAGCTGCGCGGTGATCTCCGGTCTCGCCCTGGACGGGACGCTGCCCGGCGTCGACCCGGGCGGCGAGCCGTCCGCCGAGCCCTCGGACACCGCGACGCCGTCCGAGACCCCCTCCTCCGAGGCGAAGGACCCGGCGGACACCGCCGACGAGAAGGACACCTCGGACTCGGACGCGAAGGGCAAGGCGAGCGGGAACACGTCCGACGACACGTCCGGCAGGAGCGACGAGGCCGTCGAGTCCTCGGACACCGCGACGCCGTCCGGGACCCCCTCCGCCGAGGCCCCCGGGTCGTCCGGCGCATCGAAGGGTGACGGGACGACGAGCGGGAAGCACCGCGGCACGCCGGCTCCCGAGGCCGGTACGGAGACGGGGGCCGACGACGGGCGCGAGTCCGGCCGCCACGCCTCCCGCGGCGACTCCGACGCGCGGCAGGGCGCGGAGGGCACGTACACCGTCCGCGAGGGCGACAACCTCTGGGCCATCGCCGACGCGCAGGAGCTGACCGGTGGCTGGACCGCGCTCTACGAGGCCAACAAGGACGAGCTGGGCTCCGACCCGGACCTGATCCTTCCCGGCCAGAACCTGGACCTCGGCCTCGGGGCGGACGCGCAGGACGCTCCGGCGGAGACCGCCGCCGCCAACTGA
- a CDS encoding Ppx/GppA phosphatase family protein: MTRVAAIDCGTNSIRLLVADVDPATGDFTELDRRMEIVRLGQGVDRTGRLAPEALERTFGACRAYAAVIKELGAERVRFVATSASRDAENSDTFVRGVLDILGVEPEVVTGAQEAQLSFDGATKELAGGDHLEKPYLVVDIGGGSTEFVVGDDRVRAARSVDIGCVRMTERHLVLDGAAVDPPTPDRVAAIRADIGSALDLAEETVPLASAATLVGLAGTVTTVAAIALGLEEYDSEAIHHSRVSLERVREITERLLASTHEERAAIPAMHPGRVDVIASGALVLLAVMERSGAREVVVSEHDILDGIAWSAA; this comes from the coding sequence ATGACCCGCGTTGCCGCCATCGACTGCGGTACCAACTCCATCCGCCTGCTCGTCGCGGACGTGGACCCCGCCACCGGTGACTTCACCGAGCTCGACCGCCGGATGGAGATCGTCCGGCTCGGCCAGGGGGTCGACCGGACCGGCCGCCTGGCCCCCGAGGCGCTGGAGCGGACCTTCGGCGCCTGTCGCGCGTACGCGGCGGTGATCAAGGAGCTGGGCGCCGAGCGCGTCCGGTTCGTCGCCACCTCGGCCTCCCGCGACGCGGAGAACAGTGACACGTTCGTCCGCGGCGTCCTGGACATCCTGGGCGTCGAGCCCGAGGTCGTCACGGGTGCCCAGGAGGCGCAGCTCTCGTTCGACGGAGCCACGAAGGAACTGGCGGGCGGCGACCACCTGGAGAAGCCGTACCTGGTGGTGGACATCGGCGGCGGCTCCACGGAGTTCGTCGTCGGTGACGACCGTGTCCGCGCCGCGCGCTCCGTGGACATCGGCTGCGTCCGTATGACGGAGCGTCATCTCGTCCTCGACGGGGCCGCCGTGGATCCGCCCACGCCCGACCGGGTCGCCGCGATCCGCGCGGACATCGGCTCCGCGCTGGATCTGGCCGAGGAGACCGTGCCGCTCGCCTCGGCGGCGACGCTCGTCGGCCTGGCCGGGACGGTCACCACCGTGGCCGCGATCGCGCTCGGGCTCGAGGAGTACGACTCCGAGGCGATCCACCACTCCCGCGTCTCCCTGGAGCGGGTCAGGGAGATCACCGAGCGGCTGCTGGCCTCGACGCACGAGGAGCGCGCGGCGATCCCCGCGATGCACCCGGGGCGGGTCGACGTGATCGCCTCGGGCGCGCTCGTCCTGCTCGCCGTGATGGAGCGGAGCGGAGCCCGGGAGGTCGTGGTCAGCGAGCACGACATTCTGGACGGGATCGCCTGGTCCGCCGCCTGA
- a CDS encoding nucleoside triphosphate pyrophosphohydrolase, which translates to MNAEDPGRIVLLTASHRVAPGLLSWPAWQTLRAADRVLCAGRDHPQLPYLREAEVAVEHSAPSAEELVDDCAGGRTVVVLVGGEGDQRLTDGLARLGGSGRVRMPDLELLPGSYDLPGARLLDLVQVMDRIRLTCPWTSQKTHEGLAKYAIEEAYELVEAIEDGDREELREELGDVLLQVVFHARIAQEDQEEPFGIDDVAATIVEKLIHRHPHVFGDETAETPEDVRAHWLRTKAIEKQRESVTDGVPPGQPALALAAKLGNRVRTAGLDVELPAGDGIGHRLLALAVRAEQDGVDPEAALRAAARAYRDAVRAAEGLGGTADGVEE; encoded by the coding sequence GTGAACGCTGAAGACCCCGGTCGTATCGTCCTGCTCACCGCCAGCCACCGGGTCGCCCCCGGTCTGCTGTCCTGGCCCGCCTGGCAGACGCTGCGGGCCGCGGACCGGGTGCTGTGCGCCGGGCGGGACCACCCGCAGCTGCCGTACCTGCGGGAGGCGGAGGTCGCCGTGGAGCACTCCGCGCCCTCGGCCGAGGAGCTCGTGGACGACTGCGCGGGCGGCCGGACCGTGGTGGTCCTGGTGGGCGGCGAGGGCGACCAGCGGCTCACCGACGGCCTGGCCCGGCTCGGCGGCTCCGGCCGGGTGCGGATGCCCGACCTGGAGCTGCTGCCCGGGTCGTACGACCTGCCCGGCGCACGCCTCCTGGATCTGGTCCAGGTCATGGACCGGATCCGGCTCACCTGCCCGTGGACCTCGCAGAAGACGCACGAGGGTCTCGCGAAGTACGCCATCGAGGAGGCGTACGAACTCGTCGAGGCCATCGAGGACGGCGACCGCGAGGAACTGCGCGAGGAGCTCGGCGACGTACTGCTCCAGGTCGTCTTCCACGCGCGCATCGCGCAGGAGGACCAGGAGGAGCCGTTCGGCATCGACGACGTCGCGGCCACCATCGTCGAGAAGCTGATCCACCGTCACCCGCACGTCTTCGGCGACGAGACCGCCGAGACCCCGGAGGACGTCCGCGCCCACTGGCTGCGGACGAAGGCGATCGAGAAGCAGCGGGAGTCGGTCACCGACGGGGTCCCGCCCGGGCAGCCCGCTCTGGCGCTCGCGGCCAAGCTCGGAAACAGGGTCCGCACGGCCGGTCTCGACGTGGAGCTCCCCGCGGGCGACGGGATCGGCCACCGGCTGCTCGCCCTCGCCGTGCGGGCCGAACAGGACGGCGTCGACCCGGAGGCCGCCCTGCGGGCCGCCGCCCGCGCCTACCGGGACGCCGTCCGGGCGGCCGAGGGGCTCGGCGGCACGGCGGATGGCGTCGAGGAGTGA